In one Thermanaerovibrio velox DSM 12556 genomic region, the following are encoded:
- a CDS encoding cold-shock protein has protein sequence MATQGTVKWFNATKGYGFITTDEGRDVFCHFSAIKMDGYKSLEEGQRVSLDVEMGPKGEQAANVVKL, from the coding sequence GTGGCTACTCAGGGTACTGTTAAGTGGTTCAACGCGACGAAGGGTTATGGCTTCATCACCACCGACGAGGGTAGGGATGTTTTCTGCCATTTCAGCGCCATCAAGATGGATGGCTACAAGTCCCTCGAGGAGGGGCAGCGGGTCTCCCTTGATGTGGAGATGGGTCCTAAGGGCGAGCAGGCTGCCAACGTGGTGAAGCTCTAA